In one window of Macadamia integrifolia cultivar HAES 741 chromosome 2, SCU_Mint_v3, whole genome shotgun sequence DNA:
- the LOC122069425 gene encoding pentatricopeptide repeat-containing protein At4g39952, mitochondrial has translation MLVPKLNFLCRRISFFLPLRLGFHSSSTSVQSNYLNRQLDLFFSNPISDFESLLQSHSFIYTTGHSNNIFFAAKLISLYSSFNKPNFGAQVFESIHPKDTFLWNSIVKCYFSNGEYSQALKLYGRMVVSDAAPNHFTIPMAVAACAELGSLPRAKNIHGLTVKLSLFAGNPAAGSSFVYMYAKCGEMEDASLMFDEMPLRDVVAWTALVIGYVQNNDCEKGLFCLKEMLVIGEDGVKPNWRTIEGGLQACGNLGALLEGRCLHCYALKTGIVSSQVIESTLLCMYSKCGTNEEALLAFSEVPDKDLISWTSIISAYAKGGNISECVELFWEMWAADIDPDGIVIGSMLSGFGNSMMVHAGKAFHGLIVRRNFELDHMINHSLLSMYCKFGCIYIAERLFNRVCQRDSESWNWMVSGYSRIGLDSKCLELFREMQHLGFRSNINSLGSVISSCSKLGATLLGRSVHCYVIKVQIDEDVSTANSLVDMYGKFRNLNTAQNIFSRTPKDLVTWNTLISAYTRNGHSSEAVTLFDMMILEDLKPNSATLVTVLSACSHLGALKHGERVHCYIKERGFDCDLRLSTALVDMYGKCGQLAISREIFDAMPERDVVSWNVIISGYGIHGDAKSAIEIFQQMEESSVEPNGLTFLAILSACAHAGLVEEGKYLFGRMRDYGVLPTLKHYACIVDLLGRSGDLCEAESMILSMPILPDGGVWGALLSACIIHNNLEMGERIAKRAIELDPENDGYYILISNMYNSTGKWEDAERMREMMKSRGVRKRAGWSAV, from the coding sequence ATGCTTGTTCCCAAACTCAACTTCCTCTGTAGGCgtatttccttctttctaccACTCAGGCTGGGCTTTCATTCATCATCAACGTCTGTACAATCTAACTACCTTAACCGCCagcttgatctcttcttctccaacccaATCTCGGATTTCGAGTCTCTTCTCCAATCTCACTCTTTCATCTACACAACTGGTCATTCCAACAATATCTTCTTTGCAGCAAAGCTCATCTCTCTGTACTCTTCCTTTAATAAACCTAATTTTGGCGCTCAAGTTTTTGAATCAATCCATCCCAAAGACACCTTCCTCTGGAACTCCATCGTTAAATGCTACTTCTCTAATGGGGAGTATTCACAAGCCCTTAAGCTCTATGGCCGGATGGTTGTTTCGGATGCCGCTCCGAACCATTTCACTATCCCAATGGCTGTTGCCGCCTGCGCCGAACTTGGCTCCCTCCCACGCGCCAAGAATATCCATGGTCTCACAGTAAAGCTAAGCCTCTTTGCTGGTAATCCTGCTGCTGGGTCTTCTTTTGTCTATATGTATGCCAAATGCGGTGAAATGGAAGACGCCTCTCTgatgtttgatgaaatgccacTTAGAGATGTAGTTGCTTGGACTGCTCTTGTTATTGGGTATGTGCAGAACAATGATTGTGAGAAGGGTTTGTTTTGCCTTAAAGAGATGCTAGTGATTGGTGAGGATGGGGTAAAACCCAATTGGAGAACAATCGAAGGTGGCTTACAAGCTTGTGGGAATTTGGGTGCCTTATTAGAAGGTAGATGCTTACATTGTTATGCTCTGAAAACAGGGATTGTGTCTTCCCAAGTCATTGAGTCAACATTGCTGTGTATGTATTCCAAATGCGGGACCAATGAAGAAGCTCTTCTTGCATTCTCTGAGGTCCCTGATAAAGATCTCATTTCCTGGACTTCGATTATTAGTGCATATGCGAAAGGCGGGAATATTTCTGAATGCGTAGAGTTGTTCTGGGAAATGTGGGCTGCAGATATTGATCCCGATGGAATTGTTATCGGTAGTATGCTTTCAGGTTTTGGGAATTCCATGATGGTACATGCAGGAAAAGCCTTTCACGGACTTATTGTGAGGAGAAATTTTGAATTGGATCATATGATTAATCATTCTCTGCTGTCAATGTACTGTAAATTTGGATGTATATATATTGCAGAAAGGCTCTTCAACAGGGTATGTCAACGGGACTCAGAATCCTGGAACTGGATGGTTTCGGGGTATAGTAGAATAGGGTTGGATTCGAAGTGCTTAGAACTGTTTAGAGAAATGCAACATCTAGGTTTCAGATCTAATATAAACAGTTTGGGTTCTGTGATTTCTTCGTGTTCAAAATTAGGAGCAACACTTCTAGGCCGGTCTGTGCATTGTTATGTGATCAAAGTTCAGATTGATGAGGATGTTTCAACTGCAAATTCCCTTGTGGATATGTATGGAAAGTTCAGAAACTTAAATACTGCACAGAACATATTTTCTAGAACTCCTAAAGATCTTGTCACTTGGAATACACTGATCTCAGCTTATACTCGTAATGGACATTCTAGTGAGGCTGTTACCCTTTTTGATATGATGATTTTAGAAGACCTGAAACCCAATTCGGCAACATTGGTGACAGTTCTTTCAGCTTGTTCTCATCTAGGAGCTCTAAAACACGGAGAAAGGGTGCACTGTTACATCAAAGAAAGAGGATTTGACTGTGATCTCCGTCTTTCTACTGCATTAGTCGACATGTATGGAAAATGTGGGCAACTTGCAATATCAAGAGAGATTTTTGATGCAATGCCTGAAAGGGATGTTGTATCATGGAATGTTATCATCTCAGGATATGGAATTCATGGGGATGCTAAGTCTGCAATCGAGATCTTCCAGCAAATGGAGGAATCAAGTGTTGAGCCAAATGGACTTACATTTCTTGCTATTCTCTCAGCCTGTGCTCATGCAGGCCtagttgaagaagggaagtATCTATTTGGTAGGATGAGGGATTATGGTGTGCTTCCCACTTTAAAACACTATGCTTGTATTGTGGATCTTCTTGGCCGGTCAGGAGATCTCTGTGAAGCTGAATCCATGATTCTGTCAATGCCCATTCTTCCTGATGGGGGTGTGTGGGGAGCTCTTCTCAGTGCTTGTATAATTCATAATAATTTGGAGATGGGAGAGCGAATAGCCAAAAGGGCTATTGAGTTGGACCCTGAAAATGATGGTTACTATATTCTGATCTCCAACATGTATAATTCTACTGGGAAGTGGGAGGATGCAGAGAGGATGAGAGAGATGATGAAAAGTAGGGGTGTGAGGAAGAGAGCTGGCTGGAGTGCAGTGTAA
- the LOC122063698 gene encoding probable leucine-rich repeat receptor-like protein kinase At1g35710, which produces MGLQGTLHNFTFSSFSALLRLDLHNNSLFGSLPPSIANLSQLTHLHLFDNNFTGSIPAALGVLNHLRFLSLGTNQLSGPIPLEIGNLSSLTTLDSSYNSLNGSIPPTIGGLKNLGSLPPTLGNLNKLSYLWLFHNTQISGSIPPEFGRLDSLFQIDVTNTELSGSIPASFGNLSQLNSVFLYSNSLSGSIPSEIGNLTNIQDLQLLDNHLTGYIPQEIGKLNKLRTLELQFNHLTGSIPWEIGGLKSLTQFDLANNSLSGSVPASFGNLTNLVIISFTTNQLSGPLPQEISNFTKLQKLQLGNNHFNGYLPQHICNSASLIACSIASNHFTGPIPKSMGNYTSLTRLRLDNNHLTGNISEVFGVYPNLTYIDLSYNQLSSEISQNWGKCPQLTNLKISGNKISGRIPHELGDSTQLQGLELSSNFLVGQIPREIGRLSSLVILKLNDNLLSRTVPEEIGLFSKLEKLDLSMNNLKGSVPKQLGKCMHLLYLNLSTNRFSGSIPVEIGNLVSLQMLLDRSGNLFTGKIPPQLGSLEKLTNLNLSHNKFFGSIPSTFSGMISLITIDLSYNELEGPLPDNQVFRNAKMEAFIHNKDLCGNATAYQDIIEATKQFDPKYCIGMGGHGSVYKAELSSGQLVAIKKFTSSSDDEIVDQEAFRNEILMMAEVRHRNIVKLYGFCSRVWHSFLVYEYVERGSLAKILSMDEEAVEFDWTKRANIVKGVAHALAYLHHDCSPPIIHRDISSKNILLDSDFEPHVSDFGISRLLKLDSSHWTTLAGTYGYFAPELAYTMSVSEKCDVYSFGVVTVELMMGKHPGELISSLPSISSSALSSTGKNILLKDLIDQRISPPINQVAEKVASIMKLAVSCLYENPQSRPTMQQVSQEL; this is translated from the exons ATGGGTTTACAAGGTACGCTCCACAACTTTACCTTCTCATCCTTCTCTGCCCTACTCCGTCTTGATCTCCATAATAACTCACTTTTTGGTTCCCTCCCACCCAGCATTGCCAACCTTTCCCAACTCACCCACCTCCATCTCTTTGACAATAATTTCACGGGCTCAATTCCTGCTGCTTTAGGTGTTCTGAACCACCTGAGGTTCCTAAGTCTGGGTACTAATCAACTTTCTGGTCCCATTCCCTTGGAAATTGGTAACCTTAGTAGCCTCACTACACTGGACTCGTCATATAACTCTCTAAATGGTTCCATTCCTCCCACCATTGGGGGCTTGAAGAATCTTG GTTCTCTCCCTCCCACTTTGGGCAACCTGAACAAactctcttatttgtggttgttcCATAACACTCAAATATCTGGATCAATCCCACCTGAATTTGGGAGGTTGGATTCTCTTTTTCAGATTGATGTGACCAACACCGAATTGTCAGGTTCAATACCTGCTTCTTTTGGAAATTTGAGCCAGCTTAACTCTGTTTTCCTCTATTCAAATTCACTCTCAGGTTCCATTCCATCGGAAATTGGAAACCTGACCAATATCCAAGACCTACAACTTTTGGATAACCATCTCACAGGTTATATCCCTCAAGAAATTGGAAAACTGAACAAACTTCGGACCCTAGAGTTGCAGTTTAACCATCTGACAGGTTCTATCCCTTGGGAAATTGGAGGGTTGAAATCTCTCACTCAATTTGATTTGGCAAATAATAGTCTCAGTGGTTCAGTTCCTgcttcttttgggaatttgacCAATCTAGTTATTATATCTTTTACGACCAACCAATTGTCTGGTCCATTACCTCAAGAAATCAGCAATTTTACAAAATTGCAAAAATTGCAGCTTGGAAATAATCATTTTAATGGTTATTTACCCCAACATATATGCAATAGTGCGTCACTCATTGCATGTTCGATAGCTAGTAACCATTTCACAGGCCCGATTCCTAAAAGCATGGGAAACTACACAAGCCTAACGAGACTAAGGCTTGACAATAACCATCTCACGGGAAACATATCGGAAGTCTTTGGTGTTTACCCGAATTTAACTTACATCGATCTGAGCTACAACCAACTGTCTAGTGAGATTTCACAGAATTGGGGAAAGTGCCCGCAATTGACAAATCTAAAAATCTCAGGAAACAAGATATCTGGTCGAATACCACATGAGCTTGGAGACTCAACCCAATTGCAAGGACTTGAGCTTTCTTCAAATTTCTTGGTAGGCCAAATTCCAAGAGAAATAGGGAGGCTTAGCTCCTTGGTGATACTGAAGTTGAATGATAACCTACTCTCTAGAACCGTACCTGAAGAAATAGGATTGTTCTCCAAGCTTGAGAAACTTGACCTCTCAATGAACAATTTGAAGGGATCAGTTCCAAAACAACTAGGGAAATGCATGCATCTTCTTTATTTGAATCTGAGCACAAATAGATTCAGCGGTAGCATTCCAGTTGAAATTGGTAATTTAGTTTCCTTACAGATGCTACTAGACCGTAGTGGTAACTTGTTTACAGGAAAGATCCCTCCGCAACTTGGAAGCTTGGAAAAGCTAACAaatttgaatctctctcataaCAAGTTTTTTGGGTCCATTCCATCCACTTTCTCTGGAATGATCAGCTTGATAACCATTGATTTGTCTTACAATGAGTTAGAGGGTCCTCTACCTGATAATCAAGTCTTTCGAAATGCTAAAATGGAAGCTTTCATTCACAACAAAGATTTGTGTGGCAATGCCACGG CATACCAAGATATCATTGAAGCAACTAAGCAATTTGACCCCAAATATTGCATTGGTATGGGAGGACATGGAAGCGTCTACAAAGCAGAGTTGTCATCAGGTCAACTGGTAGCAATTAAGAAGTTCACCTCTTCTTCAGATGATGAGATTGTTGATCAAGAAGCTTTCAGAAATGAAATTCTTATGATGGCAGAAGTGCGGCATCGAAACATCGTGAAGTTGTATGGCTTTTGTTCCCGCGTGTGGCACTCATTTTTGGTTTATGAATATGTGGAGAGAGGAAGCTTGGCTAAGATCCTAAGCATGGACGAAGAAGCGGTAGAATTTGATTGGACTAAAAGGGCTAACATTGTTAAAGGTGTAGCCCATGCTCTAGCTTACTTGCACCATGATTGCTCACCACCAATAATTCATCGAGACATATCGAGCAAAAATATTTTGTTGGATTCAGACTTTGAGCCTCATGTCTCTGACTTCGGCATCAGTAGACTTCTAAAACTTGATTCATCCCATTGGACAACTCTTGCAGGAACATATGGATATTTTGCaccag AGCTTGCTTACACAATGAGTGTATCTGAAAAATGTGATGTCTATAGCTTTGGCGTGGTAACTGTAGAATTGATGATGGGAAAGCATCCAGGAGAACTCATCTCGAGTTTGCCATCAATATCCTCTTCAGCATTGTCATCTACTGGAAAAAACATATTGTTGAAGGATTTAATTGACCAGCGCATCTCACCTCCCATAAATCAAGTTGCTGAGAAAGTGGCCTCGATTATGAAGTTGGCAGTTTCTTGTTTGTATGAAAATCCACAATCTCGGCCAACCATGCAACAAGTGTCTCAAGAGCTATGA